The Planctomycetia bacterium genome includes a region encoding these proteins:
- the lpxD gene encoding UDP-3-O-(3-hydroxymyristoyl)glucosamine N-acyltransferase, which translates to MAATLAELASLVQGTVRGDEQFRVEGAKTLRDAGANDISLIDHADKLPKLNGSAAGAVVIPRGLAGVSRPAIEVDDVHQAFTGLVLHFRPARTAGARGIHPTASISHTATLGNNVSIGPGATIGDDCVIGDGGTIHAGAHLMAGCRLGRDVTMFPGAVLYDETIVGDRVTIHGGVIVGAYGFGYSQKNGRHEISAQLGWVEIESDVEIGAGATIDRGTYGPTVIGEGTKIDNQVQVAHNCRIGKHNLLCAQVGIAGSTSTGDYVVMGGQVGVRDHVHIGRGAVITAMAGITNNVPDGVVMMGIPATPIREQHVKQAAWTKLPEMRAQFRELVRQVTELRERLGLANEKKAA; encoded by the coding sequence ATGGCCGCGACATTGGCCGAATTGGCGTCCTTAGTTCAGGGGACGGTCCGCGGCGACGAGCAGTTCCGCGTCGAAGGCGCGAAGACCTTGCGCGACGCCGGGGCGAACGACATTAGCCTGATCGATCACGCCGACAAACTGCCGAAGCTCAACGGCTCGGCGGCCGGCGCGGTGGTGATTCCGCGAGGTCTCGCGGGGGTTTCCCGGCCCGCAATTGAAGTGGACGACGTTCACCAGGCGTTTACCGGGCTGGTCCTGCATTTTCGGCCGGCGCGGACGGCGGGCGCGCGGGGAATTCATCCGACGGCCTCGATCAGCCACACCGCCACGCTGGGAAACAATGTCTCGATTGGCCCCGGCGCGACGATCGGCGACGACTGCGTGATCGGCGATGGCGGCACGATCCACGCCGGCGCTCATCTGATGGCTGGCTGCCGACTTGGACGCGACGTCACAATGTTTCCGGGCGCGGTGCTGTATGACGAGACCATCGTTGGTGATCGCGTCACGATTCACGGCGGCGTGATCGTCGGCGCCTACGGTTTTGGCTATTCCCAAAAGAACGGGCGACACGAGATCTCCGCACAACTGGGTTGGGTGGAAATCGAAAGCGACGTGGAGATTGGCGCGGGCGCGACGATTGATCGCGGCACTTATGGTCCCACGGTGATCGGTGAAGGGACGAAAATCGACAACCAGGTCCAGGTTGCCCACAACTGCCGCATTGGCAAACACAATCTACTTTGCGCCCAGGTCGGTATCGCCGGCAGCACGTCGACCGGCGACTACGTCGTGATGGGCGGACAAGTCGGCGTGCGCGATCACGTCCACATCGGCCGTGGTGCGGTGATCACGGCGATGGCAGGTATCACGAACAACGTTCCGGACGGCGTCGTGATGATGGGCATTCCGGCCACGCCGATCCGCGAGCAACACGTCAAGCAAGCTGCTTGGACGAAGTTGCCCGAGATGCGTGCGCAGTTCCGCGAGTTAGTCCGCCAGGTGACCGAGTTGCGCGAGCGATTAGGTTTGGCGAATGAAAAGAAGGCGGCATGA
- the lpxI gene encoding UDP-2,3-diacylglucosamine diphosphatase LpxI (LpxI, functionally equivalent to LpxH, replaces it in LPS biosynthesis in a minority of bacteria.), with the protein MPATTAAGGPPRVGLLAGWGRYPIVVAEALRAQGYSIYCLGLKDNADPALREICADFEWLGMAQLGKAIRYYRRQRCTQITMAGKIHKVQLFQPWVWLKIVPDWRAVKCYYPHFWLTKSDRKDDTLLGAAIAEFAKDGITVAPATDFAPELLVKAGQLTRRGPTAAQVADMDFGWSLAKEMGRLDVGQSVAVKGRAVFAVEAIEGTDECIRRAGQLCRSGGFTVVKTAKPQQDMRFDVPTIGVGTLETMVQAGAAALAIEADKTIILDEAAVLEFANRHGLVIVARRNDAQAAAA; encoded by the coding sequence ATGCCCGCGACAACAGCAGCCGGTGGTCCTCCGCGCGTCGGATTGCTTGCTGGTTGGGGGCGTTATCCGATCGTGGTCGCCGAAGCGTTGCGAGCGCAAGGCTATTCGATTTATTGCCTGGGATTGAAGGACAACGCCGATCCGGCATTGCGCGAGATTTGCGCTGACTTTGAGTGGCTGGGCATGGCGCAGTTGGGGAAAGCGATTCGCTACTATCGCCGGCAGCGCTGCACGCAGATCACTATGGCCGGCAAGATTCACAAGGTGCAACTGTTTCAACCTTGGGTGTGGTTGAAGATCGTGCCGGATTGGCGGGCGGTGAAGTGCTATTACCCGCACTTCTGGTTGACGAAGAGCGATCGCAAGGATGACACATTACTGGGCGCGGCGATTGCGGAGTTCGCGAAGGATGGCATCACCGTCGCACCGGCCACCGATTTTGCTCCGGAGTTGCTCGTGAAAGCAGGACAACTAACGCGTCGCGGACCAACGGCGGCGCAAGTCGCTGATATGGATTTCGGCTGGTCGTTGGCCAAGGAGATGGGTCGGCTCGACGTGGGGCAGAGCGTCGCTGTGAAAGGCCGCGCCGTGTTCGCCGTGGAAGCGATCGAAGGGACCGACGAATGCATTCGCCGCGCGGGGCAACTTTGCCGGTCCGGCGGCTTCACCGTCGTGAAGACCGCGAAACCGCAGCAAGACATGCGGTTCGACGTCCCGACGATCGGCGTCGGCACGCTGGAAACGATGGTACAGGCCGGCGCGGCGGCGCTGGCCATCGAAGCCGATAAAACGATCATCCTCGACGAGGCGGCGGTGCTGGAGTTCGCCAATCGCCACGGCCTGGTGATCGTCGCGCGACGCAACGATGCGCAAGCCGCGGCGGCGTAG